A single window of Neospora caninum Liverpool complete genome, chromosome XII DNA harbors:
- a CDS encoding putative DEAD/DEAH box RNA helicase, producing MGGRAALRYQNAGGIRDKRKREERLELNRKKKAKKRQEEYAAARLPDMRTRGDKSAYGRSVKHPVKKNGRLSDLQSSSDEDDEEADEEVEAEEEEEEKAEEEEEEEEGDEEEEDEEEEEEGEDDEGEEEDEDEEVELSDGCLDESFGEEESDEAEDSEGDDGQGESGSRRGHARTTDPVDGNPVAHERNQGEDLAVASEGEKNKVQKNRETAAQKRQCAYVKHNALLHTQTAWGDLPLSRPLLRAIQDLEYAHPTHIQAACLRPALEGRDLLANAQTGSGKTAAFLLPTLERLLHSPGVRTRKMTPNGPAGGLRGTKALVLLPTRELAMQCVQMLQCLSKYTPVTHALACGGMTLKAHENALRQQPDIVVATPGRILDLLLNSPTVHLELLEIIVLDEADRLLELGFREEILAILRHCHRARQTLLFSATLTPSIASLASLALNRPLHISAEAAVGDSTADREKSGFTVTSLQAATAALKQVSSTLEQQFVMLQRDEHRAPALLHLCTTAYTKNVIVFFQTKQLAHQTSLLFKFMGLQYAELHGNLTQQMRVEALERFHAGEADFLLASELASRGLDIAGVEAVINFNVPADIDRYIHSVGRTARMGRSGVAVTLYHRDGPERLQVKKLLQALRGGLNQSGEKPGKSRNSKGKGDTAQDGSSAGAPRVFQRRIDADKLEALEKKVKSLQGDISRELKREKLEREVRLAELHLQKAENLQTHADEIYSRPMRQWFMTAKEKQRLKDESKALVGKDAEEREALEKARGGSAKERSGQAASEDEAEEDSEAETEDAEDNRSLSGSDEDMHGADSDEELPDWITACSDDGQSVEDEVEEPAPKKKKAKAVTVKEFKVAKPKAQPTGGHKEKKKQERLTPKQRERMKELQFMKAAGRSAKRSQMPKRLRVTHTSPEDVHSGKARRQKNQKKKHRPCWRAEESKKPQGGRDEKKERKVKSVGKKAFKSKGRYRRR from the exons ATGGGGGGCAGAGCAGCCTTGCGTTACCAGAATGCGGGAGGAATCCGCGAtaagaggaaacgggaagaacgGTTGGAACtgaacagaaagaagaaggcgaagaagcgccaaGAGGAGTACGCCGCCGCGAGGCTGCCTGACATGCGCACCAGGGGAGACAAGTCAGCCTACGGACGCTCTGTGAAACACCCTGTGAAAAAGAACGGGCGATTGAGCGATCTCCAAAGTTCCTCTGATGAGGACgatgaagaggcagacgaggaagtagaagcggaggaagaggaagaagagaaagcagaagaggaggaagaggaggaggaaggcgatgaagaagaggaagacgaagaagaggaggaagagggagaggatgacgagggagaggaggaagacgaggatgAAGAAGTGGAACTGAGTGACGGGTGTTTGGACGAAAGCTTCGGTGAGGAAGAGTCAGATGAAGCGGAAGATTCCGAAGGAGACGATGGACaaggcgagagcggaagTCGAAGAGGACACGCGAGGACCACGGACCCGGTAGACGGAAATCCGGTCGCACACGAGCGAAACCAAGGAGAAGACTTGGCCGTGGCTtctgaaggagagaaaaacaaggtccagaagaacagagaaaccgCTGCTCAGAAGCGGCAATGCGCGTATGTGAAACACAACGCGCTTCTTCACACGCAGACGGCGTGGGGGGATCTCCCCTTGAGTCGGCCGCTTCTCAGG GCCATTCAAGATCTCGAGTACGCTCACCCCACGCACATTCAAGCGGCGTGCCTCCGTCCAGCTCTCGAAGGCCGCGATCTCCTGGCCAACGCACAGACCG GTTCAGGCAAGACCGCAGCATTCCTTCTTCCCACGCTGGAACGGTTGCTCCATAGCCCAGGGGTTCGCACTCGCAAG ATGACGCCGAATGGACCCGCGGGCGGTTTGCGAGGGACGAAAGCTCTGGTGTTGCTTCCGACTCGAGAGCTGGCGATGCAGTGCGTCCAGATGCTTCAGTGTCTCTCCAAATATACTCCCGTTACCCACGCGCTG GCTTGCGGAGGGATGACCTTGAAGGCACATGAAAACGCGCTGCGGCAACAACCGGACATTGTCGTGGCAACTCCTGGGCGTATTCTGGACCTACTGCTGAACTCACCG ACCGTCCACCTTGAACTGCTCGAGATCATTGTCCTCGACGAGGCAGATCGGCTGCTTGAGCTCGGCTTCCGCGAGGAG ATTCTCGCGATCCTCCGCCACTGTCACCGCGCCCGTCAGACgctcctcttttccgccACTCTGACCCCGTCTattgcgtctctcgcctccctcgcgttGAACCGCCCCCTGCACATTTCGGCTGAAGCAGCAGTCGGAGACAGCACAGCGgaccgcgagaagagcggcttCACCGTCACGTCTTTGCAGGCGGCGACCGCAGCTCTGAAGCAAGTCTCCTCCACGTTGGAGCAACAATTTGTGATgctccagagagacgagcatCGTGCACCGGCCCTTTTACACCTGTGCACAACCGCGTACACGAAAAACGTCATTGTTTTCTTCCAG ACCAAGCAGCTGGCGCACCAGACGAGTCTCCTCTTCAAGTTCATGGGCTTGCAGTATGCAGAACTGCACGGCAACCTCACACAGCAGATGCGCGTCGAGGCTCTTGAGAG ATTTCATGCCGGGGAGGCGGATTTCCTCCTGGCTAGCGAGTTGGCGTCTCGAGGCTTGGACATTGCAGGCGTAGAAGCAGTCATCAATTTCAACGTCCCTGCCGATATTGACCG GTACATCCACAGCGTAGGACGCACAGCCCGCATGGGCCGGAGTGGAGTTGCTGTGACTCTTTACCACCGAGACGGTCCAGAGCGTCTGCAGGTGAAGAAGCTTTTGCAAGCTCTGCGAGGCGGCCTCAACCAGTCCGGCGAGAAACCAGGCAAGAGCAGGAACAGCAAAGGCAAGGGAGACACCGCGCAGGACGGGAGCTCGGCCGGTGCGCCTCGTGTGTTTCAACGGAGAATTGACGCCGATAAGCTTGAAgctctcgagaagaag GTCAAGTCTCTGCAAGGAGACATCAGCCGAGAGTTgaaacgcgagaagctgGAGCGCGAAGTACGCCTCGCTGAGCTCCATCTacaaaaggcagaaaaccTCCAAACGCACGCAG ATGAGATCTACTCGCGACCGATGCGACAGTGGTTCATGACAGCCAAAGAAAAGCAGCGGTTGAAGGACGAGTCGAAGGCTCTTGTcgggaaagacgcagaagaaagggaggcgctggagaaggcACGCGGCGGCTCTGCAAAAGAACGCAGTGGCCAAGCCGCCAgtgaagacgaggcggaagaagacagcgaggctgagacagaagacgccgaagacaACCGCTCGCTATCGggcagcgacgaagacatGCACGGTGCCGACTCAG acgAGGAACTGCCGGACTGGATCACGGCGTGCAGCGACGACGGGCAGAGCGTGGAAGACGAAGTTGAAGAGCCGGCtccaaagaagaagaaggcgaaggctgTGACAGTGAAGGAATTCAAAGTCGCGAAGCCGAAGGCGCAGCCGACCGGCGGGcacaaggaaaagaagaagcaggagaggctGACCCCAAAACAGCGGGAG AGAATGAAGGAACTTCAGTTCATGAAAGCCGCAGGCCGCTCAGCCAAACG AAGCCAAATGCCGAAGCGGCTGCGCGTGACTCACACTTCTCCAGAAGACGTCCACAGTGgcaaggcgaggcggcaaaagaaccagaagaagaagcacagGCCTTGCTGGCGAGCAGAAGAATCGAAGAAGCCGcagggcgggagagacgaaaagaaggagaggaaggtgaaATCCGTGGGCAAAAAGGCCTTCAAATCAAAGGGCCGGTATCGACGCAGATAA
- a CDS encoding putative nuclear movement domain-containing protein has product MPVGGEAGDFSLLKKAETSAKGRRPFYDQGRLVYEWEQSLDEVHLYLKPPEGARAKDLDIKITPTMLTVGLKGKPPLFSAPTESTVNVDPSLWMIEDGELHILLVKMKKGEVWNAALKGHGGTLDPFSQQEVQKKLMLERFQEENPGFDFSGATFSGNAPDPRTFMGGVSYK; this is encoded by the exons ATGCCCGTCGGCGGGGAAGCCGGAGACTTTTCTCTAttgaagaaggcagaaactTCTGCAAAGGGCCGACGCCCCTTCTACGACCAAG GCCGGCTTGTCTACGAATGGGAGCAGTCACTGGACGAAGTTCATCTGTACCTGAAGCCGCCGGAAGGCGCGCGGGCAAAGGATCTGGATATCAAAATAACGCCTACGATGTTGACCGTCGGCTTGAAAGGCAAaccgcctctcttttca GCACCGACGGAATCAACCGTGAACGTGGACCCGTCACTGTGGATGATCG AGGACGGGGAACTTCACATTCTGCTGgtgaagatgaagaagggcGAAGTATGGAACGCCGCACTGAAGGGCCATGGCGGCACTCTTGATCCGTTCAGTCAG CAAGAAGTGCAGAAGAAGTTGATGCTGGAACGGTTCCAGGAGGAG AATCCTGGATTCGACTTCTCCGGAGCGACGTTCAGTG GCAATGCTCCGGACCCTCGGACGTTTATGGGCGGCGTGTCGTACAAGTGA